The proteins below come from a single Ochotona princeps isolate mOchPri1 chromosome 6, mOchPri1.hap1, whole genome shotgun sequence genomic window:
- the EMC7 gene encoding ER membrane protein complex subunit 7 — MAVSLWGFLSVVLLLSGTAQNSELPGASAEGTGGSGVGDRFKIEGRAVVPGVKPQDWISAARVLVDGEEHVGFLKTDGSFVVHDIPSGSYVVEVVSPAYKFDPVRVDITSKGKMRARYVNYIKTSEVVRLPYPLQMKSSGPPSYFIKRESWGWTDFLMNPMVMMMILPLLIFVLLPKVVNTSDPDMRREMEQSMNMLNSNHELPDVSEFMTRLFSSKSSGKSSSGSSKTGKSGVGKRR; from the exons ATGGCGGTGTCTCTGTGGGGCTTCCTTTCCGTCGTGTTGCTTCTCTCAGGGACtgcccagaactcagagttgcCTGGGGCTTCTGCCGAGGGAACGGGAGGCAGTGGGGTCGGAGATCGTTTCAAGATCGAGGGGCGCGCCGTCGTCCCCGGGGTGAAGCCTCAGGACTGGATCTCGGCCGCCCGAGTGCTTGTAGACGGAGAAGAGCACGTCGGCTTCCTGAA gacAGATGGGAGTTTTGTGGTTCATGACATACCTTCTGGATCTTACGTGGTAGAAGTTGTATCTCCCGCTTACAAGTTTGATCCTGTCCGAGTGGACATCACTTCCAAAGGCAAAATGAG GGCAAGATATGTGAATTATATCAAAACATCAGAAGTGGTCAGACTGCCCTATCCTCTCCAAATGAAATCTTCAGGTCCACCTTCGTACTTTATTAAAAGGGAGTCCTGGGGCTGGACGGACTTTCTGATGAACCCGATG GTTATGATGATGATTCTTCCGTTATTGATATTTGTGCTTCTGCCCAAAGTGGTCAACACAAGCGATCCTGACATGAGACGG gaaatggaacagtcaATGAATATGCTGAACTCCAACCACGAGTTACCTGATGTCTCTGAGTTTATGACAAGGCTTTTCTCTTCAAAGTCATCTGGCAAATCTAGCAGTGGCAGCAGTAAAACAGGGAAAAGTGGGGTTGGCAAAAGGAGGTAG